A genome region from Camelina sativa cultivar DH55 chromosome 10, Cs, whole genome shotgun sequence includes the following:
- the LOC104719228 gene encoding arogenate dehydrogenase 1, chloroplastic encodes MISQSHSHHLLLTQSSSFSSVFLPKPITKPTHSLSFNSLSSMFPSLSLRPPNPTTTAVSVSDNNPLPNSDPIPPLRIAIIGFGNYGQFLAETLISQGHILFAHSRSDHSSAARRLGVSYFPDLHDLCERHPDVVLLCTSILSIENVLKTLPFQRLRRSTLFVDVLSVKEFAKTLLLQYLPEDFDILCTHPMFGPQSVNSNHGWGGLRFVYDKVRIGEDELRVSRCESFLGVFEREGCKMVEMSCADHDKFAAESQFITHTLGRVLGMLSLQSTPINTKGYEALLDLTENTCGDSFDLYYGLFVYNNNSLEMLERIDLAFEALRKELFSRLHGVVRKQSFECEGETNKVHVFPNGYENDASLDSMRSEDVSLKYEYNPQLSGSVNDGSRLKIGIVGFGNFGQFLAKTMVKQGHTVLAYSRTNYTDEAAKLGVSYFSDLDDLFEEHPEVILLCTSILSTEKVLKSLPFQRLKRSTLFVDVLSVKEFPRTLFIQVLPQEFDILCTHPMFGPESGKNGWNDLSFVFDKVRIGMDDRRKSRCDSFLDIFAREGCSMVEMSCAEHDWHAAGSQFITHTAGRLLEKLSLESTPVDTKGYETLLKLVENTAGDSFDLYYGLFLYNPNAMEQLERFHLAFESLKKQLFGRLHSQHSHELAISPSLELTTL; translated from the exons atgatctctcaatctcattctcatcatcttcttctcactcaATCATCTTCCTTCTCATCCGTCTTTCTCCCAAAGCCCATCACCAAACCTACTCACTCCCTCTCCTTTAACTCTCTCTCCTCAAtgttcccttctctctctctccgtccACCTAaccccaccaccaccgccgtctCCGTCTCCGACAACAACCCTCTTCCCAATTCCGATCCAATCCCTCCTCTCCGTATCGCCATTATCGGATTTGGCAACTACGGCCAATTCCTCgccgaaaccctaatttctcaaGGCCACATTCTCTTCGCTCACTCCCGATCCGATCACTCCTCCGCTGCTCGTCGTCTCGGCGTCTCGTACTTCCCCGATCTTCACGACCTTTGCGAACGTCACCCTGACGTTGTCTTACTCTGTACTTCAATCCTCTCCATCGAGAATGTCCTCAAAACGCTGCCGTTTCAGAGACTCCGTCGCAGCACTCTCTTCGTTGATGTTCTCTCTGTGAAAGAGTTCGCtaagactcttcttcttcaatactTACCTGAAGATTTCGATATCCTCTGTACGCATCCAATGTTTGGTCCTCAGAGTGTGAATTCGAATCACGGCTGGGGAGGTTTAAGGTTTGTGTATGATAAAGTTAGGATTGGGGAAGATGAATTGAGAGTGTCAAGGTGTGAGAGTTTTCTTGgggtttttgagagagaaggtTGTAAGATGGTGGAGATGAGTTGTGCTGATCATGATAAGTTTGCTGCTGAGTCGCAGTTTATAACGCATACGCTTGGTCGGGTTTTGGGGATGTTGAGTTTGCAGTCTACGCCCATTAATACTAAAGGGTATGAGGCATTGCTTGACTTGACTGAGAATACTTGTGGGGATAGTTTTGATCTGTACTATGGGTTGTTTGTCTATAATAACAACTCCTTGGAGATGCTTGAGAGGATTGATTTAGCTTTCGAGGCATTGCGTAAGGAGCTTTTTAGTCGACTTCATGGTGTTGTGAGAAAGCAGTCTTTTGAATGTGAAGGTGAAACAAACAAAGTTCATGTTTTTCCAAATGGTTATGAAAATGATGCTTCTTTGGATTCGATGAG GTCAGAAGATGTGTCTCTCAAGTATGAATATAACCCCCAGCTCTCTGGCAGTGTTAATGACGGTTCGAGGCTCAAGATTGGTATTGTCGGGTTTGGCAATTTTGGACAGTTTCTAGCTAAAACAATGGTCAAGCAGGGTCACACGGTTTTAGCCTATTCCAGAACTAACTACACTGATGAAGCTGCAAAGCTGGGTGTCTCGTATTTCTCAGACCTTGATGATCTATTTGAAGAGCATCCTGAAGTTATTCTTCTCTGTACGTCTATCCTTTCGACTGAAAAAGTTCTCAAGTCACTCCCATTTCAGAGACTGAAGAGAAGCACCCTTTTTGTGGATGTGCTTTCCGTTAAAGAGTTCCCGAGGACTTTATTTATTCAAGTTCTCCCACaagaatttgatattttgtgcACACATCCCATGTTTGGACCAGAGAGTGGTAAAAATGGATGGAACGATCTTTCCTTTGTGTTTGATAAGGTTAGGATCGGAATGGATGATAGAAGAAAATCGAGGTGTGACAGTTTTCTTGATATATTTGCCCGTGAAGGGTGTTCTATGGTGGAGATGTCGTGTGCTGAACATGATTGGCATGCTGCTGGATCACAGTTCATCACACACACAGCGGGAAGGCTTCTGGAGAAGCTGAGCTTGGAATCTACTCCTGTCGATACGAAGGGTTATGAGACATTGCTAAAATTGGTGGAGAATACTGCTGGTGACAGCTTTGATCTTTACTATGGACTATTTTTATACAATCCTAATGCAATGGAACAGCTTGAGAGGTTTCATTTGGCTTTCGAATCATTGAAGAAACAGCTCTTTGGACGACTACATTCTCAACATTCTCATGAGCTAGCTATATCGCCTTCGCTAGAGCTGACTACGCTATAA